A window of the Citrus sinensis cultivar Valencia sweet orange chromosome 9, DVS_A1.0, whole genome shotgun sequence genome harbors these coding sequences:
- the LOC102608521 gene encoding pectinesterase inhibitor yields MAIAPSLHHFLLLFILLLQTHHSLVEADDRFIEQMCRDTEVPTLCVQCVKSDPAGEKADKSTDIAAIAIKCLSNHAEALVKNMSSLASTYSSDKKLVAACENCSKGYSQAKKTLSKADAKLKGGDYDNANHFVILALSDEFVQRCEPSLEPYSEKQGVYDAFYQIRVYEELTGIALAIIDRLAT; encoded by the coding sequence atGGCAATTGCTCCCAGTCTCCATCATTTCCTTCTTCTCTTCAttcttctacttcaaactcaCCACAGTCTTGTTGAAGCAGACGACAGATTCATCGAGCAAATGTGTCGGGACACAGAAGTACCAACATTATGCGTTCAGTGCGTAAAATCCGACCCCGCTGGCGAAAAAGCCGATAAGTCAACCGATATTGCCGCCATAGCCATAAAATGCCTGAGCAACCACGCTGAAGCTTTGGTAAAAAACATGTCATCTTTGGCTTCAACGTACTCCTCTGATAAAAAACTTGTGGCGGCTTGTGAAAATTGCAGCAAGGGTTATTCGCAGGCCAAAAAGACTCTATCTAAAGCAGATGCTAAGCTGAAGGGTGGTGATTATGATAATGCTAATCATTTTGTGATCTTGGCTTTAAGTGATGAGTTTGTCCAAAGGTGTGAGCCAAGTTTGGAGCCTTACAGTGAAAAGCAAGGTGTGTATGATGCCTTTTACCAGATTAGGGTTTACGAAGAACTTACTGGAATAGCACTGGCGATCATTGATCGATTAGCGACTTGA
- the LOC102621110 gene encoding uncharacterized protein LOC102621110 — MASPAAPANKIERAHQLYRDGRYEEALGFYTEALSVAKIKQQKIALHSNRAACYLKLHDFKKAAEECTSVLELDYNHTGALMLRAQTLVTLKEYNSALFDVNRLIELNPSSEVYQNLQARLKTQLSLAPIPESEAEFEEEEEEEEEEINQAGPYGIEEEEGKSDEKEDAVAPVIKMDNKGEPEVKAPKTPGINGNSEPGIKQRAEPKRTNINEATALDHTSKKPTVQDSKGWQAIPKPKGHSTLDYARWDRVEDDSSEDDDDNDEEESQPQYRFRVRTVGVRPVK; from the exons ATGGCGTCCCCGGCAGCGCCGGCAAACAAGATTGAAAGGGCCCACCAGCTGTACCGAGACGGGCGTTACGAGGAGGCGTTAGGGTTCTACACGGAGGCGCTCTCTGTGGCCAAAATTAAACAGCAGAAGATCGCTTTGCATAGTAACAGAGCCGCCTGTTATTTGAAGCTCCACGATTTCAAAAAG GCGGCAGAAGAGTGTACCTCGGTGCTTGAGCTTGATTACAATCACACTGGAGCACTGATGCTGCGGGCACAGACACTAGTCACTTTGAAGGAGTACAACTCGGCTCTCTTTGATGTCAACAGACTTATTGAGTTGAATCCATCTTCAGAAGTTTATCAAAACCTTCAAGCTCGTTTGAAGACTCAATTG TCACTTGCTCCAATACCTGAATCCGAAGCCGAGttcgaagaagaagaagaagaagaggaagaagagatAAATCAGGCAGGGCCATATGGAATTGAGGAAGAAGAGGGAAAAAGTGACGAAAAAGAAGATGCAGTTGCTCCAGTCATAAAAATGGACAACAAAGGAGAGCCGGAAGTCAAAGCGCCTAAAACACCCGGCATCAATGGTAATTCCGAACCAGGAATAAAACAGAGAGCTGAGCCTAAAAGAACCAATATAAATGAAGCAACTGCTCTAGACCATACTTCCAAGAAACCAACTGTACAAGATTCCAAAGGATGGCAAGCAATCCCAAAACCAAAGGGACATTCAACTCTGGACTATGCAAGGTGGGACAGAGTTGAAGACGACTCCAGCGAAGATGATGACGACAATGACGAGGAAGAGTCCCAGCCTCAGTACAGATTCCGTGTAAGAACTGTTGGTGTCAGACCAGTGAAGTGA
- the LOC102621383 gene encoding acetylornithine aminotransferase, mitochondrial, translating into MQNAMSSTFQAPLQVPLSQSGNLRRQIKFNGVKRRPMVAAASVNVEVNDAARGSAGGLGRNNKEVMEAEKKLLVGTYNRAPVVLASGKGCKLYDAEGREYLDLSSGIAVNALGHGDADWIKAVVDQANVLTHVSNMYYSIPQIELAKRLVACSFADRVFFSNTGTEANEAAIKFARKFQRHSNPDSKEPATEFVSFTNSFHGRTMGALALTSKEHYRSPFEPVMPGVNFVEYGNIEATRKLIQPGKTAAVFVEPIQGEGGIYSATKEFLQFLRDACDDAGALLVFDEVQCGLGRTGYLWAHEHYGIFPDIMTLAKPLAGGLPIGAALVTEKVASAINYGDHGSTFAGSPLVCNAAIAVLDKISNPAFLASVSKKGHYFKETLKQKLARNPHVKDVRGLGLIIGIEFDVSATPVVDACRDSGLLVLTAGKGNVVRLVPPLIISEQELDQAVEILCKTLPVLDSNSN; encoded by the exons ATGCAGAACGCAATGAGCTCGACGTTTCAAGCACCACTCCAAGTTCCACTCTCACAATCGGGCAATCTCCGCCGCCAGATCAAATTCAACGGCGTAAAACGGCGACCGATGGTGGCGGCGGCAAGTGTGAACGTGGAAGTGAACGATGCGGCGCGTGGGAGCGCGGGGGGGTTGGGGAGGAACAACAAGGAGGTGATGGAGGCGGAGAAGAAGTTACTCGTGGGGACGTACAATAGGGCACCAGTTGTGCTGGCGAGTGGTAAAGGATGTAAATTGTACGATGCTGAAGGGCGAGAGTATTTGGATTTGAGCTCGGGGATTGCTGTGAATGCGCTTGGACATGGGGATGCTGATTGGATCAAGGCTGTTGTTGATCAAGCTAATGTGTTGACTCATGTTAGCAATATGTATTATTCCATTCCTCAG ATAGAGCTTGCTAAGCGTTTGGTGGCTTGTTCTTTTGCTGATCGTGTGTTTTTCTCCAATACTGGAACGGAAGCAAATGAGGCTGCTATTAAATTTGCCAGAAAGTTCCAGAGACACTCAAATCCTGATTCCAAAGAGCCAGCCACAGAGTTCGTATCTTTCACCAATAGTTTCCATGGGAGGACCATGGGTGCTCTTGCTCTGACGAGCAAAGAGCACTATAGATCACCTTTTGAACCTGTCATGCCTGGAGTCAATTTTGTGGAGTATGGAAATATAGAAGCCACCAGAAAATTGATTCAGCCTGGTAAAACTGCAGCAGTTTTTGTGGAACCCATCCAGGGTGAAGGAGGCATATACAGTGCAACTAaagaatttttacaatttttacgTGATGCTTGTGATGATGCTGGGGCTCTCCTTGTCTTCGATGAG GTTCAATGTGGTCTAGGCCGAACAGGATACCTTTGGGCTCATGAGCACTATGGTATCTTCCCAGATATAATGACACTTGCCAAACCTCTTGCCGGAGGCCTTCCTATTGGAGCTGCATTAGTAACTGAAAAAGTTGCATCTGCCATAAATTATGGTGACCATGGAAGCACTTTTGCCGGCAGTCCCCTTGTCTGCAATGCTGCCATTGCTGTTCTAGATAAAATCTCCAATCCTGCTTTCTTGGCCAGTGTCTCCAAGAAAGGCCATTACTTCAAAGAAACTTTAAAGCAGAAACTGGCAAGAAATCCACATGTGAAAGATGTCCGTGGACTCGGGCTAATTATTGGAATTGAGTTCGACGTATCTGCCACGCCTGTGGTTGATGCATGTCGAGACTCTGGCCTTCTTGTACTCACTGCTGGTAAAGGGAATGTTGTGAGGCTAGTACCACCACTGATCATATCAGAGCAGGAGCTTGATCAAGCAGTtgaaattttatgtaaaaCCTTGCCGGTGCTGGACAGCAATTCAAACTAG
- the LOC102620073 gene encoding uncharacterized protein At4g15545 — MSQSSGESGGGPDFHLPDEVLAVIPTDPYDQLDLARKITSMAIASRVSKLETETGTMRQMLYEKDRLICELEERLSHVQKVYQEADSKLKIFIDDNAKLAKERDSLAMTVRNLSRDLAKLETFKRQLMQSLNDDNSSAETVDIGTCDQPVPRAYPDKDGGNNGYTAHRSFNGSTDMGNTVDEVSRNTAQRFSLTPYITPRLTPTGTPKVISTSVSPRGYSVAGSPKRTSGTMSPTKTQNDGRISLSSWYPSSQQSSAANSPPRGRSLPGRTPRIDGKEFFRQARSRLSYEQFSAFLASIKELNAQKQTREETLRKAEEIFGTDNKDLYLYFQGLLNRNVH, encoded by the exons ATGTCGCAGAGCAGCGGAGAGAGCGGCGGTGGGCCCGACTTTCATTTACCTGACGAGGTACTGGCGGTGATACCGACGGATCCGTACGACCAGCTGGATCTGGCGCGTAAGATCACGTCCATGGCCATCGCGTCGCGCGTGTCGAAGCTGGAGACGGAGACGGGGACGATGAGGCAGATGCTGTACGAGAAAGATCGCCTGATATGCGAGCTCGAAGAGAGATTGTCGCACGTGCAAAAGGTGTACCAAGAAGCCGACTCgaagttgaaaattttcatcgATGATAAT gcTAAGCTTGCGAAGGAACGAGATTCGTTGGCAATGACTGTGAGGAATCTAAGCCGTGATTTAGCAAAG TTGGAAACATTTAAGAGACAACTGATGCAGTCGCTGAATGATGACAATTCATCT GCTGAAACTGTGGATATTGGGACCTGTGACCAGCCGGTTCCAAGAGCCTATCCTGACAAGG ATGGTGGGAACAATGGCTATACTGCACATCGTAGCTTCAATGGTTCAACAGATATGGGAAACACAGTTGACGAAG TTTCAAGAAATACTGCACAAAGATTTTCTCTAACTCCATATATCACACCACGGCTGACTCCAACTGGAACTCCGAAAGTTATTTCCACAAGTGTATCCCCTAGAGGTTATTCTGTTGCTGGATCTCCCAAAAGAACCTCTGGTACAATGTCTCCAACAAAAACTCAGAATGATGGACGGATTTCACTGTCTTCATGGTATCCTTCAAGCCAGCAGTCATCAGCAGCAAACTCTCCTCCTCGTGGGCGTTCACTTCCAG GGCGCACTCCTCGAATTGATGGAAAGGAGTTCTTCCGCCAAGCCAG GAGTCGCCTATCATATGAACAATTCAGTGCATTTCTGGCTAGCATCAAGGAGTTAAATGCTCAGAAGCAAACCCGAGAG GAAACCTTGAGGAAAGCAGAAGAGATTTTTGGGACAGACAACAAAgatctttatttgtatttccAAGGATTACTCAACCGTAATGTACACTAG
- the LOC107176588 gene encoding 14-3-3-like protein 16R, with product MVKFAEQVERYEEMIQYMKKFIASASTGEEIIVKERNLLFVAYKNVIGARRASWRIVSSIEQKEESRGNYYHVSMIKEYRSKIEAELTEICGGILKLSDQKLVPATVELLETAPRTK from the coding sequence ATGGTAAAATTTGCGGAGCAAGTCGAGCGATATGAAGAGATGATCCAATACATGAAAAAATTCATCGCCTCCGCCTCGACCGGCGAGGAAATTATCGTCAAGGAGCGCAACCTCCTCTTTGTCGCCTACAAAAACGTCATCGGCGCACGCCGCGCCTCCTGGCGCATCGTGTCCTCCATCGAGCAAAAGGAGGAGTCGCGCGGCAACTATTACCATGTCTCCATGATTAAGGAGTACAGGTCGAAGATCGAGGCCGAGTTGACGGAGATCTGTGGCGGGATCTTGAAATTATCGGACCAGAAATTGGTTCCCGCCACTGTCGAGCTCCTTGAGACCGCTCCTCGGACAAAATGA
- the LOC102608809 gene encoding NAC domain-containing protein 2-like: MERHQLPALPPGYRFAPTDEEIVAHYLYNKVHGRPVSTSAVIDNIDVYRDENVWIRIFERTGENALYFFTTLKKKTENGVQVERETNCGTWRSQKNTRIYRHRYNKTGDKIIKKQHIGSRRNFTYVPKEGSRGGVIKGTWVMHEYRLDGISISNARINNIGDYVICRIKKKQPKREELMSGDNDGPVRNSMSGLVQPPPSNNTSEWFNVQDLEKILFDSSTANDEGVDLEDFSLGISLEDLDNF; encoded by the coding sequence ATGGAAAGACACCAACTACCAGCACTACCTCCTGGTTATAGATTTGCGCCAACTGATGAAGAGATTGTGGCGCATTACCTCTACAACAAGGTCCATGGTCGGCCTGTTTCAACCTCGGCTGTAATTGACAATATTGATGTCTACCGCGATGAAAATGTATGGATTCGAATCTTTGAACGGACAGGGGAAAATGCACTCTATTTTTTCACcacattgaagaagaaaaccGAAAACGGTGTTCAAGTGGAAAGGGAGACCAACTGTGGCACTTGGCGATCACAGAAGAATACTAGAATTTACCGTCACCGCTATAACAAGACTGGTGACAAGATCATCAAGAAGCAACACATTGGTTCTCGCCGGAACTTCACGTACGTTCCAAAAGAAGGGAGCCGTGGTGGCGTGATAAAGGGAACATGGGTGATGCATGAATATCGCCTTGATGGTATCTCGATAAGCAACGCAAGGATTAACAATATCGGTGATTATGTTATCTGCCGAATTAAGAAGAAACAACCGAAAAGGGAAGAGCTGATGAGCGGTGATAATGACGGGCCTGTGAGAAATAGCATGAGTGGTCTTGTTCAGCCGCCGCCATCAAATAATACTAGTGAATGGTTCAATGTGCAAGACTTGGAGAAAATACTCTTCGATTCATCAACTGCGAATGACGAAGGTGTTGACTTAGAAGATTTCAGTCTTGGCATATCATTAGAAGACTTAGATAATTTCTGA
- the LOC102620815 gene encoding cyclin-T1-3-like, with translation MQMANLLPGDSSHHGIYKGEPSEFSQDMPKDGGRWYFSRKELEEDSPSRRDGIDLKRETYLRKSYCTFLQDLGMKLKVPQITIATAIIFCHRFYLRQSHTKNDRRTVATVCMFLAGKVEETPRPLKDVIIVSYEIIHKKDKDPDSIYRIKQKEVYEQQKELILLGERVVLATLAFDLNVLHPYKPLVEAIKKFKVAQNALAQVAWNFVNDGLRTSLCLQFKPHHVAAGAIFLAAKFLKVKLPSDGDRMWWQEFDVTPRQLEEVSNQMLELYEQNRVQPSHGDVEGSTGSGGTHRASSKALSITEEYPAATSSYSQASATTSRPGPLKPVSVKAVSEQPLADTHCAPPRTTQSQHNDYRSVEMENALDDDAYADSNKDDLYSESETLPYQNKGKLQRVSRFGADALGEEDQGRIVARREAREVGESKDKRFVRNLEHSGGTVGQSPQDTIKKLDTDKLKAAVEKRRQSRVGRTQKTDLMDEDDLIEREVENGIEREYENSNHQRHLEDAGDVPRERRRQSSHVSDLENVEEGEVSVPDDLGRGSDPPKPSNRKRKVGSPPERGPEGRPRQSYGLGSHHHNYDYIDDRNKMSRVGWDHRRHIPENHV, from the exons ATGCAAATGGCTAACTTGCTGCCTGGCGATTCCTCACATCATGGAATTTATAAAGGTGAGCCGTCTGAGTTTTCTCAGGATATGCCAAAGGATGGTGGCCGTTGGTATTTCTCTAGAAAAGAACTTGAGGAAGATTCCCCATCTAGACGAGATGGCATTGACTTGAAAAGGGAGACTTATCTACGCAAGTCATACTGTACATTTCTGCAAGACTTGGGCATGAAACTTAAAGT ACCCCAGATAACAATTGCTACGGCAATAATATTCTGTCACCGGTTCTACCTTCGTCAATCGCATACAAAGAATGATAGGAGG ACCGTAGCTACAGTGTGTATGTTTCTTGCCGGGAAGGTTGAAGAGACTCCTCGTCCATTGAAAGATGTTATCATTGTTTCATATGAAATCATTCATAAAAAGGATAAGGATCCTGATTCAATTTATAGAATCAAGCAAAAG GAGGTGTATGAACAACAGAAAGAGTTAATTTTACTTGGAGAGAGAGTTGTGCTTGCGACTCTTGCTTTTGACCTAAATGTACTGCATCCGTACAAACCCCTCGTTGaggcaataaagaaatttaaggTTGCTCAGAATGCCCTTGCACAAGTTGCTTGGAATTTTGTCAATGATGG ACTGCGGACCTCACTTTGCTTGCAGTTTAAGCCCCATCATGTTGCTGCGGGGGCTATTTTTCTTGCTGCGAAGTTCCTGAAAGTAAAGCTTCCATCAGATGGTGACAGGATGTGGTGGCAAGAGTTTGATGTCACCCCACGCCAATTGGAGG AGGTTAGCAATCAAATGTTGGAACTCTATGAACAAAACCGGGTGCAACCTTCACACGGTGATGTTGAAGGAAGTACTGGATCTGGAGGTACTCATCGGGCATCATCCAAAGCTCTATCAATCACTGAAGAATATCCGGCTGCAACGAGTAGTTATTCACAGGCTAGCGCTACTACGTCAAGACCTGGACCCTTAAAGCCTGTTTCAGTTAAAGCAGTGTCTGAGCAGCCGTTAGCTGATACTCATTGCGCACCTCCAAGAACTACCCAAAGTCAGCATAATGACTACAGGAGTGTAGAAATGGAAAATGCTTTAGATGACGATGCATATGCTGACTCCAATAAAGATGATCTGTACTCTGAATCAGAGACATTGCCTTATCAAAACAAGGGCAAACTTCAGAGAGTATCGAGATTTGGGGCAGATGCACTGGGCGAAGAGGATCAAGGAAGGATTGTGGCGAGAAGAGAAGCAAGAGAAGTTGGGGAATCAAAGGACAAGCGTTTTGTCAGAAATCTGGAACATAGTGGAGGTACAGTTGGCCAGTCACCCCAGGACACTATCAAGAAGCTTGACACAGACAAGCTAAAGGCAGCAGTAGAGAAACGCAGGCAGTCCCGTGTTGGCAGAACTCAAAAAACTGACCTGATGGATGAGGATGATCTTATTGAGAGGGAAGTGGAAAATGGAATTGAACGAGAATATGAGAACTCAAATCATCAGAGGCATCTGGAGGATGCTGGAGATGTTCCGCGAGAAAGAAGGCGGCAGTCGTCACATGTATCAGATTTGGAGAATGTGGAAGAAGGGGAGGTGTCAGTGCCTGATGACCTTGGTCGGGGTTCTGATCCTCCCAAGCCAAGCAACCGCAAGCGGAAGGTGGGGAGCCCACCTGAGAGAGGACCAGAAGGGAGGCCACGGCAAAGTTATGGCCTTGGATCCCATCATcataattatgattatataGATGATCGAAACAAGATGAGCCGTGTTGGTTGGGATCACAGAAGGCACATACCAGAAAATCATGTCTGA
- the LOC102620553 gene encoding peptidyl-prolyl cis-trans isomerase CYP59 produces MSVLIVTSLGDIVVDLFIDKCPLTTKNFLKLCKIKYYNGCLFHTVQKDFTAQTGDPTGTGTGGDSVYKFLYGEQARFFGDEIRVDLKHAKTGTVAMASAGENLNASQFYMTLRDNLDYLDEKHTIFGEVAEGLETLSRINESFVDEKNRPYKNIRIKHTYILEDPFDDPAQLAELIPDASPEGKPKDEVVDEVRLEDDWVPLDEQLSAAELEQVIRSKDARSSAVVLESIGDIPDADIKPPENVLFVCKLNPVTEDEDLHTIFSRFGTVVSAEIIRDFKTGDSLNYAFIEFENRQACERAYSKMDNALIDDRRIHVDFSQSVSKLWNQFRRRDHQTGKGKGCFKCGGLDHIAKDCTGQQPAKYILRDDNRQHGGYSDSRYEMVFDGETPEKSRREKKHRGHDPDDRVERNMNRLSSELRHRDQERRELSYRQRESDRTRENREDRRNRDGQESRNVQKQEVRDDDGRYESDHPKSSDTDRYRDWRGGGDYRKRSADSDSRAERREDGDYRKRNSDNGSHRDRRDDRDYRKKSADGDIHGDRRYDRDNRKNSGNSELRDAKKEPSYKRGRRDDDSYKRWPEDRGNRRRGE; encoded by the exons ATGTCAGTGCTTATAGTAACGAGCTTAGGAGACATAGTCGTGGATTTATTCATCGACAAGTGTCCGTTAACCACCAAAAACTTCTTGAAGCTCTGCAA GATTAAGTACTATAATGGCTGTTTGTTTCACACTGTTCAGAAAGATTTTACAGCCCAAACTGGCGACCCCACCGGCACCGGAACCGGTGGTGACTCGGTCTATAA GTTTTTGTATGGGGAGCAGGCTAGATTCTTTGGAGATGAGATTCGTGTGGATTTGAAGCATGCTAAGACAGGAACGGTTGCTATGGCTAGTGCTGGGGAGAATCTGAATGCTTCTCAG ttTTATATGACTCTGCGGGATAATTTGGACTATCTCGATGAGAAGCATACT ATTTTTGGGGAGGTCGCTGAGGGGCTTGAAACTCTGTCTAGAATAAATGAATCTTTCGTGGATGAGAAGAATAGACCATACAAAAACATCAG AATCAAACACACTTATATTTTAGAGGATCCTTTTGATGATCCTGCTCAGCTGGCTGAGTTGATTCCCGATGCATCGCCTGAAGGCAAACCTAAAGATGAG GTCGTTGACGAAGTGCGGCTTGAAGATGACTGGGTGCCCCTTGATGAGCAATTAAGTGCAGCAGAACTTGAGCAAGTTATCCGTTCGAAGGATGCACGTTCAAGTGCAGTTGTACTTGAGAGT ATCGGCGATATTCCTGATGCTGACATCAAGCCTCCTGAGAATGTGTTGTTTGTTTGTAAACTGAATCCAGTCACTGAA GACGAGGACTTGCATACAATCTTCTCACGTTTTGGGACTGTTGTCTC GGCTGAAATAATCCGTGATTTCAAGACTGGAGACAGTCTAAATTATGCGTTCATTG AGTTCGAGAACAGACAGGCATGTGAACGAGCGTACTCCAAG ATGGATAATGCTTTGATTGATGATAGAAGGATACATGTGGATTTTAGTCAAAGTGTCTCAAAGCTTTGGAACCAATTCAGACGAAGAGATCACCAAACTGGTAAAG GAAAAGGTTGCTTCAAATGTGGGGGTCTTGATCACATTGCCAAGGATTGCACCGGGCAGCAACCTGCAAAATACATATTAAGAGATGATAACCGACAGCATGGTGGATACAGTGACTCCAG GTACGAAATGGTATTTGATGGGGAGACTCCTGAAAAATCAAGACGTGAAAAGAAACATCGAGGCCATGATCCAGATGACCGAGTTGAGAGAAATATGAATAGGTTGAGTTCTGAATTGAGACATAGGGATCAAGAAAGGAGAGAGCTAAGTTACAGGCAAAGGGAAAGTGACAGAACAAGGGAAAACAGGGAAGACAGGAGGAATCGAGATGGTCAAGAAAGTCGAAATGTGCAGAAACAAGAAGTGAGAGACGATGATGGCAGATATGAGTCGGATCACCCAAAGAGTTCAGATACTGATCGCTACAGGGACTGGAGGGGTGGAGGAGATTATAGGAAGAGAAGTGCAGATAGTGATAGTCGTGCGGAGAGGAGGGAAGATGGAGATTACAGAAAGAGAAATTCAGATAATGGAAGTCATCGAGATCGGAGGGATGATCGGGATTATAGAAAGAAAAGTGCTGATGGTGATATCCATGGTGACAGGAGATATGATAGAGATAATCGAAAGAACTCTGGCAATAGTGAACTGAGGGATGCAAAAAAGGAGCCAAGTTATAAAAGGGGCAGAAGAGATGATGATAGCTATAAAAGATGGCCAGAAGATCGGGGAAATAGACGTCGGGGTGAGTGA